Proteins from a genomic interval of Myxococcales bacterium:
- the rplF gene encoding 50S ribosomal protein L6 — MSRIGKKPVVIPKGVTVNIKDGLMTVKGPKGELARPFPVDVAASTEGDKLVLTRTGESRTERTNHGMARAHLANMVKGVSDGWTRELEINGVGYRAEVKGDVLNLVLGYSHPIDYKLPKGVGAKVDKNRIILSGADKDQLGQSASELRKLRKPEPYKGKGVKYVEEVIRRKAGKSGAS, encoded by the coding sequence ATGTCCCGCATTGGCAAGAAACCAGTCGTGATCCCCAAGGGGGTCACGGTGAACATCAAGGATGGTCTGATGACCGTCAAAGGCCCCAAGGGCGAGTTGGCGCGACCGTTTCCGGTTGACGTGGCTGCCTCGACAGAGGGCGACAAACTCGTGTTGACGCGCACAGGTGAGTCGCGAACGGAGCGTACGAACCACGGCATGGCGCGCGCGCACCTGGCAAACATGGTCAAGGGTGTCAGCGACGGTTGGACGCGTGAACTCGAGATCAACGGTGTGGGTTATCGTGCCGAGGTCAAGGGCGACGTGCTCAATCTCGTCCTCGGATACTCGCACCCCATCGACTACAAGCTGCCGAAGGGTGTAGGCGCCAAGGTCGACAAGAACCGCATCATCCTTTCGGGAGCTGACAAGGACCAACTGGGTCAATCAGCCTCGGAGCTTCGGAAGTTGCGGAAGCCGGAGCCCTACAAGGGCAAGGGCGTCAAGTACGTAGAAGAAGTGATCCGGCGCAAGGCCGGTAAGTCCGGGGCCAGTTAA
- the rplP gene encoding 50S ribosomal protein L16 — MLAPKKLKFRKRFKGRMTGEAKGGSDVSFGDFGLQATTCGWITARQIEAARIAISRKVKRGGKLYIRVFPDKPISKKPAETRMGKGKGNPEEWVAVIRPGRVMYELEGVPEELAREAFLLAQHKLAVRSRFVAREHVI, encoded by the coding sequence ATGCTCGCACCTAAGAAACTAAAGTTTCGCAAGCGCTTCAAGGGCCGGATGACCGGCGAGGCGAAGGGCGGATCCGATGTGTCCTTCGGCGACTTCGGTCTGCAGGCGACGACCTGCGGCTGGATCACGGCTAGGCAGATCGAGGCGGCTCGTATCGCGATCAGCCGCAAGGTGAAGCGCGGAGGAAAACTGTACATTCGGGTCTTCCCAGACAAGCCCATCTCGAAGAAGCCGGCCGAGACCCGCATGGGTAAAGGTAAAGGTAACCCCGAGGAATGGGTGGCTGTGATTCGCCCCGGTCGGGTGATGTACGAACTGGAGGGCGTTCCCGAAGAACTCGCACGGGAGGCCTTTCTGCTGGCCCAACACAAGCTGGCCGTTAGGTCCCGCTTCGTAGCCCGGGAGCACGTAATATGA
- the rpsC gene encoding 30S ribosomal protein S3 yields the protein MGQKTHPIGFRLGVVRGWTSKWYADKDFAKWLHEDVKLKGFVKKKLHHAGVAAVEVERAANKIKLNIFTARPGIVIGKRGAGVETLKQEVQALTENEVFLNIQEVRKAETNAQLVAENVATQLERRVAFRRAMKKAVQTAMKFGAKGIRLSCSGRLGGAEMSRYEWYREGRVPLHTLRADIEYGTAEAHTTYGALGVKCWIFKGEVLPQRNVRLA from the coding sequence ATGGGTCAAAAAACACATCCAATTGGGTTTCGCCTGGGCGTCGTCCGCGGCTGGACCTCTAAGTGGTACGCTGACAAAGACTTCGCGAAGTGGCTTCATGAGGACGTAAAGCTGAAGGGCTTCGTGAAAAAGAAGCTCCACCACGCTGGCGTAGCAGCCGTCGAGGTCGAGCGCGCAGCGAACAAGATCAAGTTGAACATCTTCACTGCGCGACCCGGGATCGTCATCGGCAAGCGGGGCGCCGGCGTCGAGACCCTCAAGCAAGAGGTTCAGGCGCTCACGGAGAACGAGGTGTTCCTGAACATTCAAGAGGTGCGTAAGGCCGAGACCAACGCGCAGCTCGTTGCAGAAAACGTTGCGACCCAGCTCGAGCGCCGCGTTGCCTTCAGGCGTGCGATGAAGAAGGCCGTTCAAACAGCCATGAAGTTTGGTGCCAAGGGCATTCGGCTTTCCTGCTCGGGCCGCCTGGGCGGCGCCGAGATGTCTCGGTACGAGTGGTACCGTGAAGGTCGTGTGCCGTTGCACACGCTCCGAGCGGACATCGAGTACGGCACGGCCGAGGCGCACACGACGTACGGAGCGCTGGGCGTGAAGTGCTGGATCTTCAAGGGTGAGGTTCTGCCTCAGCGGAACGTGCGCCTGGCCTGA
- the rpsQ gene encoding 30S ribosomal protein S17: MDKTRVVVVERRTSHEKYGKFVNHRRSYKVHDENNETKAGDRVEIVECRPMSRDKRWRLARLIERPAEV, encoded by the coding sequence ATGGACAAGACGCGCGTTGTCGTGGTCGAACGTCGGACTTCACACGAGAAGTACGGAAAGTTTGTGAACCACCGTCGCAGCTACAAGGTCCACGACGAGAACAACGAGACCAAGGCGGGAGACCGCGTGGAAATCGTGGAGTGCCGACCGATGTCGCGTGACAAACGCTGGCGCCTGGCCCGGCTCATCGAACGGCCGGCAGAGGTTTAA
- the rplE gene encoding 50S ribosomal protein L5 yields MATEAATEAKAKGGKGKKGGKGAAVSRIAEKQTEKLRRTTVARLRQVYQNELREKLQKELGLANVMEVPRLVKVTINMGLGDAVANPKILDSAVEELALIAGQMPVVTRAKKAIATYKLREGQKIGAMVTLRQDTMYEFLDRLISFALPRVRDFKGISPKGFDGRGNFTMGVREGIIFPEASFEGADKARGMNISIVTTARTDEQARALLRHLGMPFRN; encoded by the coding sequence ATGGCTACCGAGGCAGCCACCGAGGCAAAGGCCAAGGGTGGTAAAGGCAAGAAGGGTGGCAAAGGCGCTGCCGTCAGCCGCATAGCTGAGAAGCAGACGGAGAAGCTCCGTCGGACGACTGTGGCTCGGCTTCGCCAGGTCTACCAAAACGAACTCCGGGAGAAGCTCCAAAAGGAACTCGGCCTGGCGAACGTCATGGAAGTGCCAAGGCTCGTCAAGGTGACCATCAACATGGGCCTTGGTGATGCGGTGGCCAACCCGAAGATTCTTGATTCGGCGGTCGAGGAGCTTGCGTTGATCGCTGGCCAGATGCCGGTCGTAACCCGAGCGAAGAAGGCGATTGCCACTTACAAGCTGCGGGAGGGCCAGAAGATCGGCGCCATGGTGACGCTCCGGCAGGACACCATGTACGAATTTCTGGACCGCCTGATCTCGTTCGCTCTCCCACGCGTTCGCGACTTCAAAGGCATATCGCCGAAGGGTTTCGATGGACGGGGCAATTTCACCATGGGTGTCCGGGAAGGAATCATCTTCCCGGAGGCCAGCTTCGAGGGTGCCGACAAGGCGCGAGGTATGAATATTTCGATTGTGACGACGGCCCGCACCGATGAGCAGGCCCGAGCTTTGTTGCGGCATCTGGGGATGCCCTTCAGGAACTGA
- the rplV gene encoding 50S ribosomal protein L22: protein MAQAVLRQFRESPRRLRVVAGMIRGKSVASALTILKLQQRKAAVVLTKVLNSAVANATENEKADADKLFVTRVCVDGGTVQRRFMPRAQGRANRLNRRTAHITVVVDLPEE from the coding sequence ATGGCACAGGCAGTTCTAAGGCAGTTTCGCGAGTCGCCCCGGCGGCTACGCGTCGTGGCCGGAATGATTCGCGGCAAGAGCGTCGCTTCCGCACTCACTATCTTGAAGCTTCAGCAGCGTAAGGCGGCTGTCGTCCTCACGAAGGTTTTGAACTCAGCGGTGGCTAACGCCACCGAGAACGAGAAGGCCGACGCAGACAAGCTGTTCGTCACAAGAGTCTGCGTTGACGGCGGAACGGTTCAACGCCGCTTCATGCCGCGAGCGCAGGGGCGTGCGAACCGACTTAACCGCCGCACCGCTCACATCACCGTGGTCGTCGACTTGCCCGAGGAATAG
- the rpsH gene encoding 30S ribosomal protein S8, with product MSMTDPIADFLTRIRNAILARHQEAVAPVSKLKKGIAEILQEEGYIEGYQLRDGEGPSEIVVKLKWAPGRTNAITGLRRRSKPGQRVYVKSSDIPRVRSGLGVGVLSTSQGLMTDRAARKAGVGGELMFEVW from the coding sequence ATGTCGATGACAGATCCCATTGCCGACTTCCTTACGCGTATTAGAAACGCGATTCTCGCGCGCCATCAGGAGGCCGTGGCCCCCGTCTCCAAGTTGAAGAAGGGCATCGCCGAAATCCTCCAAGAGGAAGGCTACATCGAGGGCTATCAGCTCCGTGACGGAGAGGGCCCATCGGAGATCGTCGTGAAGCTCAAGTGGGCCCCCGGGCGCACGAATGCGATCACGGGTCTCCGGCGACGCTCGAAACCCGGACAGAGGGTTTACGTCAAGTCCTCGGACATCCCCCGGGTGCGCTCCGGATTGGGCGTTGGGGTCCTGTCTACCTCGCAAGGGCTCATGACCGACCGCGCAGCTCGCAAAGCTGGTGTGGGCGGAGAGCTCATGTTCGAGGTGTGGTAA
- the rpmC gene encoding 50S ribosomal protein L29: MSDVSLKDLRGTSVEELQQTLAKLQQENFQYNFKKTTNQLENTMLIRKARRDIARVMTLLNEKRGAANAGQKE; the protein is encoded by the coding sequence ATGAGCGACGTTTCTTTGAAGGACCTGCGCGGCACCTCGGTGGAGGAGCTTCAGCAGACGCTGGCAAAGCTGCAGCAGGAGAACTTCCAGTACAACTTTAAGAAGACCACGAATCAGCTGGAGAACACCATGCTGATCCGCAAGGCCCGTCGCGATATCGCACGGGTGATGACGCTTCTGAACGAGAAGCGTGGCGCTGCCAACGCTGGGCAGAAGGAGTAG
- the rplN gene encoding 50S ribosomal protein L14 has protein sequence MIQTTTTLDVADNSGAKKIMCIRVLGGTRRKYASIGDVIVVSVKEAIPNAKVKKGDVARAVIVRTRKEVSRADGSYIRFDANSAVLVDKDNEPIGTRIFGPVARELRAKRFMKIVSLAPEVL, from the coding sequence ATGATTCAGACAACGACCACACTCGACGTTGCGGACAACTCAGGCGCGAAGAAGATCATGTGCATTCGCGTGCTGGGGGGTACCCGTCGAAAGTACGCGTCGATTGGCGATGTAATTGTCGTGTCCGTCAAGGAGGCGATTCCGAACGCGAAGGTGAAGAAGGGGGATGTGGCGCGCGCGGTGATCGTCAGGACTCGCAAGGAGGTGTCCCGTGCGGATGGCTCCTACATCCGTTTCGACGCCAACTCGGCTGTGCTCGTCGATAAGGACAACGAGCCCATCGGCACCCGTATATTTGGCCCGGTGGCTCGCGAGTTGCGCGCCAAGCGTTTCATGAAGATTGTATCGCTCGCTCCGGAGGTTTTGTAA